The sequence CCTCGTCGACTCCGTCGGTGCAAAAGATCCAGGTTGCGGCTGTCTCGGTATCCGTTACGGGGATGTCTAACGGGATGGAGAGCTGGCTATCCAAAATAACCCGGACAGGATTTTTGCCTCCCTCCGGTAAACGGGTGGTAAGAAGCGCCCGGTCTTGGACGGCCGTCTGCCTCCCCACCATCACCGCATCATGGGAATGACGAAGCCGATGCACTTCCAAGCGCGCCTCCTCCCCCGTCACCCAGCGACTGTCACCCGTAGGCGTAGCGGTTTTCCCATCCAGCGTCACAGCCGCTTTCATGGTGACAAAGGGGTAGCCTGTGCGACGATGGTGGAAATAGGCCTCATTTAACCGCAGGCAAGCCGCTTCCAACACACCGGTCGTGACGATGATCCCGGCTTCCTGAAGTCGTTTGACTCCCTCTCCCGACACACGGGAATCGGGATCCAAAGTGCCGATCACCACCCGACTTACCCCTGCGGCAATCACCTTTTCCGTACACGGAGGCGTGCGACCAGTATGATTGCACGGTTCCAGCGTGACATACAATGTGCTGCCGACAGCTGCCCGCCCGGCCATCTGGAGTGCATGCACCTCCGCATGGGGGGTACCCGCTTTTAAGTGAGCCCCACTTCCCAACAACTGCCCATCTTTTACCACGACTGCACCCACCAGCGGGTTTGGAGAAGTTTGTCCACGTGCCGCCCCGGCCAGATCCAGAGCAAGCCCCATCCAACGTTCGTGGATGTCCGTTACATACCTGTCCATCGTTCCTCCTTCAATCGTCAATCCAACAAAAAAACCCCGATGTAATCGGGGCTTTTTGAACGTGAACCAAACACACACATCACTTGCATCTGAATGGGCATGACAAAAAAAGCCGGCTAGGGCCGGTAAAATTTTCCTGCCTTGCTCGCACAGAGAGTGTGCGGTCCCGTCCATCCTTCTCCCATCCAGACTTTCACTGTCGGCTCCGGATTTACACCGGATCCACCGCTTTTTCGCGGGTCACGGACTGAGGAAGCATCGCTTCCATCACCGCCGGTCGGGAGTTCCACCCAGCCCCGAAGGATTGACAGTATGATGGTGAGGGGAATCCTCCCCTTTTTTGAAGCGCCACAAGGCGCGGCGATGAGTCACTCCACGAAGGTGACCATCTTCTTTTATTATAGAATTCCTCTCTTCAAACAGCAAGAGCCGCCCCCAGATAGGAGCGGCTTCTCAGCCTTTCCGGGATCAGCCATCCACCGACATACGGTTTAATCCGATCCGGCGGTTTTTAAACCACTGGAGCAGGATCACAGCGAGGAACAGACCGATTCCGAGAGCGTCCGTCCACAATGTATGGTGGATCAAAACCAGGGCGCTGGCAACGACCAAGATGCGTTCGATCCACCCGTAGGAAGTGATGAGATAGCTCTGGATGAAACTGGACCAGGCGATAATCCCGATAAACGCAGTCGAGATCGCCCAAGCCGTCTGTCCCATAGTGGCATCTTCCGCTTGCAGAATCAAAATGGGGTTTAAGGTAAACGCAAACGGCAACAAAAGGGCTCCCATATCAAACTTGAAGCCTTGAACACCGGTCTCCACCGGGTTTGCCTGGGCGATCCCCGCCGTGGCGTAAGCCGGCAGATTGATCGGAGGAGTGTCATCCGCAAGGATCCCATAGTAAAACACAAACAGGTGCGCCGCCAACAACGGGATTCCAATCTGAACCAACGCCGGTGCCATCACCGCCGCCAACACAATATAAGTGGCCGTTGTCGGCAGACCCATGCCCATAATAATACAGGCAAACATCGTGAAAAGCAGTACCAGGAGCAGCTGGTTGTTGGCTAAATCCAGAATCATGCCGGACAGGATCGGACCCAAGCCGGTCATGGTAACCACACCGGTAAGGATTCCGGCCGTGGCACAGGCCGTCACCACACTGAGGGAGTTTCTCGCTCCCAGTTCCAATGCAGTGACCAACTCCCGCCACCCGAACGGAGTCTGTTTTTCACCGGAAATTTTCTTGCCGAGTAAAAACCAGATAAGAGCAAATAACAAACTGCCCGCCGCTACCAGTGTTACATATTCATTCAACCCGAACAGGAGATGAGCCGCATACGCGCTCCCGATAAAGAGAAGCGATACGAGGAACCCTTTCCCAAAATGACGCTGCATCCGATAAGAGAACAAGGCGATCGTCAAAGCTCCTACAATCGCCATGAACGAAGCGAGAATCGGGGTTAAACGCATTACCAACAACGTGATCAGAGCAACCACCGGCAGCATTAAGTACCCGCGGGTGGCAAGGATTCTCCAGGCCGGAGTCAGTTCTGTTCGCGGCAAACCGCTGATGTTATATTTTCTTGCTTCCAGATGAACCATGAACAAGATGGCGGTATAGCTGAGCAAGGCCGGAATCGCCGCTGCTTTTACGATTTCCAGATAAGGGATGCCGGTGAAGTCCGCCATGATGAACGCCGCTGCGCCCATCACCGGCGGCAACAACTGCCCGCTGGAAGAAGCCGCCACTTCCACACCGCCTGCCACATGAGGGCGAAATCCGGTTTTTTTCATCAAGGGGATCGTGAAGGTTCCCGTAGTGACTGCATTCGCCACGGAACTGCCCGAAATCGACCCCATCAGCCCGGAAGAGACAACGGCAGCCTTCGCGGGCCCTCCTTTAAAGGAACCAACAAGGGACATCGCAAAGTCGATAAACATCCTTCCGGCTCCGGTCACTTCCAAAAAAGCGCCGAACAAGACAAAAATAAAGACATAACTGGCGGAAACGGTAAGAGGAGTTCCAAAAATTCCTTCGTTGGACAGATACATAAACTCAAATATTCCCGTCCAGGAAAATCCAAAGTGGTTCACCATATCGGGCAAAACATAATTGCCCCCGAGAAAACCGGGTAATGTCTTATCTCCAAGCCATGCGTACAGCATAAACAAAAAGGCCAGGATCACCAGCGGTTTGCCCACCACCCGCCGAGTCGCTTCCAGAACGAGCAGAACCGCGAGCGTCGCCATCATCGTATCCATAGTCGTCGGATTTGCCACACGAGATAAGATGTCCGACGAAATATAGACGATATAAAGCCCTGTCAATCCTCCCAGCGTTGCCAATAAAAAATCATACCAAGGAATCGAGGTTTGGCCCATCTTTCTTTTAATCGGGAAGATCAGAAACGTCAATGCCAACGCAAAGCCCAGGTGCAGCGCATTTTGTTGCATGCGCGGAAGCATGTCGATCCCGGCTGTATACAGATGGAACAGGGACATTCCGACGGCCACCAGAAGGACCAACATCGCCATCCATCCCTGAAGAGAACGGTCGCTCCCTTCCAGTTCCCCTACTTTTCGGTTGATTTCTTCATTTGAAACGGAAGATTGTGTCATCACGAACCTCCTTGCCGATATATAAGTGAAACACCAATCGCTAATCGATGGAGGCGGGGTTATCCGGCTTGAATGACATGCACCCAATATCGCCAACGTGTCGTCTGTTCAATCGTCAACCGGATGGTTTGCCCTTCAAAGGGGGGCTCAGACAGGTTCCAGGTTTGATTTTCCACCGTCAACCGGTGATCGGTAATGGCGACAGGATGGAAAAAAAGTTCCGGCACCACTTGACCGATATCCTCGATCACATAAAATCCATCCACCAGCCGATCGGAGGCTCCCGGAGGCGGTTCGGTGGCGATTCCCGCCCCAAAACTGCAATTCCAGCTTTCCATCAACACCATGCGGCTTTGATTGTCCAACTCGAATTTTTCGATAATCGGACACTTGGCGACAGAGTGCCGGTATTGGTGGGAAAAACGGGTTCCGCTCTCCACGGGATGGATGATGAGGGGTTGATCGGTCTCATCTACCACTTGCAACACAACTATCGATTGACTGAGTACTAAAACTGCACCCAGAAACAGAACCGCACCCAATAGAAAAGAAAAGGCATTGCGGAAACGCAATGCCTTTTGTATGTTGCGCAAACGCATTATTCCGCTGAAATCCCCTGCTCATCGTAGTATTTTTTGGCACCGGGGTGAAGTTCGATGGACATCCCTTCCAAAGCCGATTCCAGGGTGATATCGGCCCCCCGTGCGTGTGCCGCGTCCAGTGCTTCTTTTTCTTCAAACATCGCTTTCGTCAGATTGTAAACCAAGTCTTCCGAAAGCTCCTGATCGACAATCAGCATGGCCATAACGGACACGGTTTTGATGTCTTCTTCTTGACCCTGATCCGCATAGGTATCAGCGGAAATGGTTTGTTCCGTAAAGTACGAGTACTCGCTGGTCAATGCTTGAATGACCTCATCCGGAATGGACAAGATACGCACTTCTTGTGTCGCACCCAGCTCCTGGATGGCACTCGTGGGAGCGCCGGCTGTGATAAATGCGGCGTCCAGTGTCCCGTTTTGCAATCCCTGTGCCGCATCACCAAACCCGAGATAGTTGACTTCGATGTCATCGTAAGTAATGCCGGCGGCTTCCAGCACCTGTTTGGCGTTCACTTCGGCGCCGCTGCCCTGATCACCCACCGCCACCTTCTTTCCCTTCAGGTCCTCCAACGATTCCAACTTGCTGTCTTTGCGTGTCACCACTTGAATATCTTCCGGGTAAAGGGTGGCCATCCCGGCAATGTTTTCGACCGGTTTCCCCTCAAAGTCACCCAAGGTTTCCCCTTCGACCGCAAAGTAAGCGATATCGTTCTGTACAAACGCCATTTGATATTTCCCTTGTGCCATCTCCTGAATGTTGGCGACAGAAGCACCCGTCGTCACCCCGCGAGCTTGGCTTACCCCATCCACTTTGCTGAAGATCTTTTGCGCTAAAGCCGTTCCCAGCGGGTAGTAGGTCCCACTGTTCCCGCCGGTCCCGATGGTGATCCGAACCTCTCCAGCTCCGTTTCCATCAGCATCCTTGCCCTGGTCCGGAGCGCTTCCGCAACCCGCGAGTGCAAGTGCTAAAACCGAAAGAAGAGTGATAAAGAGAAAAAAATTCTTTCTAATCATACAAACGCCCCCCTTGATGTGTTCACTACCAATTGTCTAGGTAACCCCTATCGGAGTCAAGAAATTTTTATCGGCCCAGCCAAACGGACTACTCTGTTTGGCTGGGCCGAAACGAAAAAAGCCACCCCCGATAAGGGAGCGGCTTTCCCAACCACCGATACGCTTCCAGTATGGTTCCTATACTTTACGGTGTTGTTGATTTCCCCGTTTTAGCGGACATCGAGGAATCCTCATCCCAATCGCTCTTCCACGGCAGCCCGACCTGAAGGCACAGGTAACAGAGGGCGGCGAAATAGAGAGCGATCAATGTAGTATGCAACAACGCGATCACCAATTGCAATTGGGACAACACCACCAACCCTCCGCTGATCACTTGCAACAGGGTAAGTCCCAAACAGAGCTGCGCTGCCTTGACCAAATCCGCATGTCCAGTGTAATGGCGGCGCACCACCACAAACAACCAAACGGTAAACACCAGCAGCATGGCGGCAAACAAGCGGTGGGTAAGCTGGATTCCTGCCTGGGTGGTCAGGTCGGGAAACCAAACCCCGTTACAGAGCGGCCAAGTGGAACAACCCAAACTGGAGCCGGTGTGACGGACATAGGCACCGGTGTAGACCACGATGTACGTGTAAACCGCCAATCCGTACAAACCCCACTTCAACCGTTGGGAGACGTCCAAACGCCGCTGGATATGAGGCTGATTTTCTTTACCCAGTTGGAACAACAGAACGGACAACAAGGCGATACTGGCAAACGACAGCAAAGAAAAACCAAAGTGTAGTGCCATGACCGCATCGTTTGATCCCCAAACAACAGCCGCCGCTCCCAGCAGCCCTTGCAGTACAATGAAGAAAACACTGAAAAAGGCCAGAAATTTAACAGTACTGTTTTGTCGATAAACACGCCACGCCCAAGCCGACGTAATGACGACGATCAACCCCACCGCGGCTGAAACAATCCGGTGGCTGTATTCAATCCACAACTCCAAGGTATGATAGCTGGGAAACACTTCACCGTGACAAAAAGGCCAGGTGTTGCCGCACCCCTGTCCGGAACCGGTTTTGGTTACCAGGGCTCCTTGAATCAAGATCAGGAATGTACCGATCACACCGGCAACCGAGATTCCACGCAAGATGCGTTTCATATAAAAAACCCCCTCTCAAACCCCGTTCACAATCAACATTCTTATCTTAACACAGACGGATTAATCCTCGCCGGCTTCCACTGAAACGGGCACAAACTCGCCACAGATATCAATAAAAAAACCAGCAGCCAACTAAACTTGGCGCTGGTTTGGTTCCACTGTCGATCTGAATACGAGTATCCTATCCGCCGAAATAGGCAGTCGGATTGACATAATTCCCGGGACGACCCTTGTGCACCTCAAAATGAAGGTGAGGGCCCGTCGAGCGGCCGTTGTTACCGACCCCTGCAATCTGCTGACCTTTCCGTACCACATCCCCCGCCCGGACCCGGACGGATGAAGCCCACATATGCGCGTACAGAGAGAAGATCCCGCCGCCATGGTCGATCATGATGTAGTAGCCAAATCCACAAGCACAACTCTGACTGCGGATCACTTTGCCGTTGGCCGCAGCATAAATCGGAGTGCCTACCGGAGCAGCCCAATCCACCCCTGTATGGAATTCGCTTCCCCTGTAACCATAGGGCGATGTCATTCGCCCGTTCACCGGTTGGCGCAACGGCCCCTGGTAAGCGAAGTTCCCCGCTTTGATATGCTCCAGATTCAGCTCAGCCAGCTCTTGCTTGGTGTTACTTTCCTCAGTCGCCAAGTTGGCGAGGGTGGATTCGTTCTTTTGCATATCGGCAACCAACTCATCATACACCTTTTTCGCTTTCGCCGCCTCTTTTTCATGTTTGTCGTTCAGTTTCTTGATTTTGTTCCGTTCTTTCTCCACTCTCGCTTTTTCATCATAATACTTCTTTACCACGGAGTGGTCACGCTTTACCATCAGACGCATGATCTCGAAGCGTGTGAGGAACTGATTGAAGGATTCAGCGGACATCAAGTTTTCCATCCGTCCTATGTCGCCGTAAAGGTACATGTTTCGGACGCTTTTCTTGAACTGACCATTGTATTGCTCCAGTGTTTCCTGGGCCTCTTCCAGGTTTTTTTCCGCTTTATCCAGCTCATCCTGAGTTTCCTGCAATTGCAGTTCCAGCTCGCTTAAGACCTTTTTCTTCTCGTCGATATCCTTCTTCAGCTCTTCGATGCTTTTTTGCGTCTCGCCTCTTTTTTCCTGAATGTCGTCCAATTTTTTGTTCAGTTCATCTTTTTTGTTGGCCTGGGCCAATTCAGGAGGCCAGAGGGAAAAAGCCAGAGCGACAGAGGTGACGACAGCGATCGTCGTCCGTTGCAAACGCCCCTCTCCCGGCAGTTTCCAGATGTTCATCACCCTCTCCCATCGGATCTCTCGGTTGTTGGAGGCGATTGACCTACATAACCATTAACCGCATTTAGTATACAAAAGGTTCGCCCAACCATCAATAACTAGAGAGAATAACAAAAAAACGAGCCTCCTCCCCCAAAAGGATTAGGCCCTTAGTAGAATCGACAAAGAGCGCTTATCGGATGTAGTTATACGGATTCACATGATTGTTCAGCCGTCCTCGATGCACCTCAAAATGCAGGTGAGGTCCCGTCGAGCGTCCGTTGTTGCCGACTCCGGCAATGGTTTGTCCTTTTCGTACCACTGCCCCGCTGGAAACACGGACGGAGGAGGCCCACATATGGGCGTACAGAGAGAAGATTCCACCGCCGTGGTCAATAATGATATAGTAACCATATCCGCAAGCACAGCTTTGGCTGCGAATCACCTTCCCGTCAGCCGCCGCCACAATCGGGGTACCTACCGGAGCAGCCCAATCCACCCCTGTGTGAAACTCTCCGCCCCGATACCCGTAGGGAGAGGTACGGCGACCGTTGGGCACAGGAACAGTCAGAGGACCTGTGTAAGCAAAGTTGCCCGCTTTGATATGCTCCAGGTTCAGCTGGGCCAGTTCCTCCTTGGTGATTTTTTCCTCGTTGGACAAGCTGGCGAGGGCGGATTCGTTCTTTTTCATCTCGACCACCAATTCGTCATACACCTTTTTGGCTTCCGCCGCCTCTTTTTCCTGCTGATCGGTCAGCTTCTTGATCTTGTCCCGCTCTTTCTCCACCTTCTCTTTCTCGTCATAGTACTTCTTTACAATGGTGTGGTCTCGCTTCACCATCAAACGCATCAGCTCGAAACGGGTGAGGAACTGGTTGAACGATTCCGCTGACAACAAGCTTTCCATCCGACCCATATCCCCGTATAAATACATGTTGCGAACGCTTTTCTTATATTGGCCATTATACTGTTCCAGCGTCTCCTGAGCCTTTTCTAACCTTTTCTCGGCTTGGTTCAATTCTTTCCGGGTAACCTCCACTTTCCGTTCCAACCCGCTCAGAACCTTTTTCTTCTCGTCGATTTTCTCCTTCAACTTTTGGATGTCTTTCTCCGTTTCTCCTTTTTTTTCCTTGATATCATCCAATTGTTTGTTCAGTTCTTCTTTTTTATTGGCATAGGCCCATTCAACGGGCCAGAGAGTAACGGATAAGGCGAAGGAAACGACGACGGCAATCGTCATTCGTTGCAAACGCCCCTCTCCCGGCAGTTTCCAGATGTTGATCACCTTCTTTTTCCGAAGTCGCTCTTTGTCGGAAAGCAAGATCATGATTAATATCCTTATTTTTAGACAATTCTTGCTTTAGTATACAAGAGTCGACTGATTCGATCAACTATTTGGAAACACCCTCCCATCCCCACGCTTCACAAAGAGAACCACTTTGAGAATAAAAAAATCCCCCGCTGTTGCGCGGGAGATCACTGCTGCTGCCTTATGAAGAGGCAGGAATCGTTTTGCGTTTCAATCGTTCCGGAATCACATCCTGGCTGATGAGGTCATCTAATGTTTCCCTCATGACCACCAGCTCCGACCGGCCATCAGCGACGAACACGACGGCAGGACGGGGCATCCGATTGTAATTATTGGCCATGGAGTAATTGTAGGCCCCCGTGCAACCCACCGCCAGAACATCGCCGCTTTCCACCGCAGGCAGATAAGCGTCCCAAATCAGCATATCCCCGGTCTCACACAGTTTACCGGCAATCGAAACCGTTTCTTCCGGTTCACAGTCGGCTTTGTTGGCAAGAATCGCTTCATAGGTGGCCTGATACAGCGCAGGTCGAAGATTATCGTTCATGCCGCCGTCCACAGCCACATATTTGCGTACGCCCGGGATCTCTTTAATCGTTCCCACTTCGTACAAAGTAGTGCCCGCTTCACCGACGATGCTGCGGCCCGGCTCCAACCAGATTTCCGGCCTCTCTTCTTCCGAAAACGCCTGGGAGATCGCTTGAGCAATCGCTTCCACATACCGGACCGGTTCCAGCGGTTCATCCCCTTCGCTGTACCGAATGCCGAATCCCCCTCCCAAATTCAAAATTTCAGTGTGGAAGCCGAACTGCTCACGGCAATGGCGAACCAGTTCCGCCATTTTTGCGACCGCCAGACGAAATCC is a genomic window of Desmospora profundinema containing:
- the ribD gene encoding bifunctional diaminohydroxyphosphoribosylaminopyrimidine deaminase/5-amino-6-(5-phosphoribosylamino)uracil reductase RibD, giving the protein MDRYVTDIHERWMGLALDLAGAARGQTSPNPLVGAVVVKDGQLLGSGAHLKAGTPHAEVHALQMAGRAAVGSTLYVTLEPCNHTGRTPPCTEKVIAAGVSRVVIGTLDPDSRVSGEGVKRLQEAGIIVTTGVLEAACLRLNEAYFHHRRTGYPFVTMKAAVTLDGKTATPTGDSRWVTGEEARLEVHRLRHSHDAVMVGRQTAVQDRALLTTRLPEGGKNPVRVILDSQLSIPLDIPVTDTETAATWIFCTDGVDEGREAELRKRGVSVFRTGPGPRVDLEKVFQTLGSKGILSVLSEAGGELNASLLNEGWVNRVMFFIAPKLLGGKDSPTAVEGAGWERMEQAWELDGVEMHRFGQDWCVTGLPRQTRREGS
- a CDS encoding TRAP transporter permease, with the translated sequence MTQSSVSNEEINRKVGELEGSDRSLQGWMAMLVLLVAVGMSLFHLYTAGIDMLPRMQQNALHLGFALALTFLIFPIKRKMGQTSIPWYDFLLATLGGLTGLYIVYISSDILSRVANPTTMDTMMATLAVLLVLEATRRVVGKPLVILAFLFMLYAWLGDKTLPGFLGGNYVLPDMVNHFGFSWTGIFEFMYLSNEGIFGTPLTVSASYVFIFVLFGAFLEVTGAGRMFIDFAMSLVGSFKGGPAKAAVVSSGLMGSISGSSVANAVTTGTFTIPLMKKTGFRPHVAGGVEVAASSSGQLLPPVMGAAAFIMADFTGIPYLEIVKAAAIPALLSYTAILFMVHLEARKYNISGLPRTELTPAWRILATRGYLMLPVVALITLLVMRLTPILASFMAIVGALTIALFSYRMQRHFGKGFLVSLLFIGSAYAAHLLFGLNEYVTLVAAGSLLFALIWFLLGKKISGEKQTPFGWRELVTALELGARNSLSVVTACATAGILTGVVTMTGLGPILSGMILDLANNQLLLVLLFTMFACIIMGMGLPTTATYIVLAAVMAPALVQIGIPLLAAHLFVFYYGILADDTPPINLPAYATAGIAQANPVETGVQGFKFDMGALLLPFAFTLNPILILQAEDATMGQTAWAISTAFIGIIAWSSFIQSYLITSYGWIERILVVASALVLIHHTLWTDALGIGLFLAVILLQWFKNRRIGLNRMSVDG
- a CDS encoding DUF1850 domain-containing protein codes for the protein MRLRNIQKALRFRNAFSFLLGAVLFLGAVLVLSQSIVVLQVVDETDQPLIIHPVESGTRFSHQYRHSVAKCPIIEKFELDNQSRMVLMESWNCSFGAGIATEPPPGASDRLVDGFYVIEDIGQVVPELFFHPVAITDHRLTVENQTWNLSEPPFEGQTIRLTIEQTTRWRYWVHVIQAG
- a CDS encoding TAXI family TRAP transporter solute-binding subunit gives rise to the protein MIRKNFFLFITLLSVLALALAGCGSAPDQGKDADGNGAGEVRITIGTGGNSGTYYPLGTALAQKIFSKVDGVSQARGVTTGASVANIQEMAQGKYQMAFVQNDIAYFAVEGETLGDFEGKPVENIAGMATLYPEDIQVVTRKDSKLESLEDLKGKKVAVGDQGSGAEVNAKQVLEAAGITYDDIEVNYLGFGDAAQGLQNGTLDAAFITAGAPTSAIQELGATQEVRILSIPDEVIQALTSEYSYFTEQTISADTYADQGQEEDIKTVSVMAMLIVDQELSEDLVYNLTKAMFEEKEALDAAHARGADITLESALEGMSIELHPGAKKYYDEQGISAE
- a CDS encoding COX15/CtaA family protein; its protein translation is MKRILRGISVAGVIGTFLILIQGALVTKTGSGQGCGNTWPFCHGEVFPSYHTLELWIEYSHRIVSAAVGLIVVITSAWAWRVYRQNSTVKFLAFFSVFFIVLQGLLGAAAVVWGSNDAVMALHFGFSLLSFASIALLSVLLFQLGKENQPHIQRRLDVSQRLKWGLYGLAVYTYIVVYTGAYVRHTGSSLGCSTWPLCNGVWFPDLTTQAGIQLTHRLFAAMLLVFTVWLFVVVRRHYTGHADLVKAAQLCLGLTLLQVISGGLVVLSQLQLVIALLHTTLIALYFAALCYLCLQVGLPWKSDWDEDSSMSAKTGKSTTP
- a CDS encoding murein hydrolase activator EnvC family protein; translation: MNIWKLPGEGRLQRTTIAVVTSVALAFSLWPPELAQANKKDELNKKLDDIQEKRGETQKSIEELKKDIDEKKKVLSELELQLQETQDELDKAEKNLEEAQETLEQYNGQFKKSVRNMYLYGDIGRMENLMSAESFNQFLTRFEIMRLMVKRDHSVVKKYYDEKARVEKERNKIKKLNDKHEKEAAKAKKVYDELVADMQKNESTLANLATEESNTKQELAELNLEHIKAGNFAYQGPLRQPVNGRMTSPYGYRGSEFHTGVDWAAPVGTPIYAAANGKVIRSQSCACGFGYYIMIDHGGGIFSLYAHMWASSVRVRAGDVVRKGQQIAGVGNNGRSTGPHLHFEVHKGRPGNYVNPTAYFGG
- a CDS encoding murein hydrolase activator EnvC family protein, which encodes MILLSDKERLRKKKVINIWKLPGEGRLQRMTIAVVVSFALSVTLWPVEWAYANKKEELNKQLDDIKEKKGETEKDIQKLKEKIDEKKKVLSGLERKVEVTRKELNQAEKRLEKAQETLEQYNGQYKKSVRNMYLYGDMGRMESLLSAESFNQFLTRFELMRLMVKRDHTIVKKYYDEKEKVEKERDKIKKLTDQQEKEAAEAKKVYDELVVEMKKNESALASLSNEEKITKEELAQLNLEHIKAGNFAYTGPLTVPVPNGRRTSPYGYRGGEFHTGVDWAAPVGTPIVAAADGKVIRSQSCACGYGYYIIIDHGGGIFSLYAHMWASSVRVSSGAVVRKGQTIAGVGNNGRSTGPHLHFEVHRGRLNNHVNPYNYIR
- the lysA gene encoding diaminopimelate decarboxylase, which produces MHFHGTSRINEKGHLEIGGCDTTDLVRRWGTPLYVMDENLIRRRMRQFMEAFEATDLSFQVAYASKAFSTLAMCRLVEEEGLFLDVVSEGELYTALAADFPAERIYFHGNNKTPSEVARGLDAGIRLFVADNFTELHLLEALARERGLRVPILLRTTPGVEAHTHDYIQTGQEDSKFGFDLGSGQVQEAVRQCMESDILHLEGFHCHIGSQIFEVEGFRLAVAKMAELVRHCREQFGFHTEILNLGGGFGIRYSEGDEPLEPVRYVEAIAQAISQAFSEEERPEIWLEPGRSIVGEAGTTLYEVGTIKEIPGVRKYVAVDGGMNDNLRPALYQATYEAILANKADCEPEETVSIAGKLCETGDMLIWDAYLPAVESGDVLAVGCTGAYNYSMANNYNRMPRPAVVFVADGRSELVVMRETLDDLISQDVIPERLKRKTIPASS